Proteins co-encoded in one Propionispora hippei DSM 15287 genomic window:
- a CDS encoding RDD family protein: MINNKQILNNHLPAALFSRLIAGLIDIIFFAILYAILVLASLFVIGFVGGGIFRLVKPTIAYQNYLDVTSYVTDMIINSSIFYLVLFLISILIFSIFEYSQGKSPGKRLFNINIIKIDEKNLKLEHITLRNLFKCLSILFIGMGYISCFLNSRRQALHDKVMNTMIIRYISNEHGRETK; the protein is encoded by the coding sequence TTGATTAATAATAAACAAATTTTGAATAATCATTTACCTGCAGCTTTATTCTCAAGATTAATTGCAGGCCTTATAGATATTATCTTCTTTGCTATATTATATGCAATATTAGTATTGGCATCCTTATTTGTTATTGGCTTTGTGGGAGGTGGTATATTTAGGTTAGTAAAACCAACTATAGCTTATCAAAATTATTTGGATGTCACGTCGTATGTAACAGATATGATTATAAATTCATCAATATTTTATTTAGTATTATTTTTAATAAGTATATTGATTTTTTCAATATTTGAATACTCTCAAGGGAAATCTCCAGGAAAGAGATTGTTCAATATCAACATTATTAAAATAGATGAAAAAAATTTGAAGTTAGAACATATAACATTAAGAAATCTATTTAAATGCTTGAGTATCTTATTTATAGGAATGGGCTATATTAGTTGCTTTTTGAACAGTAGGAGACAAGCTTTGCATGATAAGGTAATGAATACGATGATAATTA